Proteins encoded in a region of the Leptotrichia sp. OH3620_COT-345 genome:
- a CDS encoding autotransporter outer membrane beta-barrel domain-containing protein produces the protein MKKILLLGAIIASVNAYSLSFNGVSTGSGSSYSGGTISTSAGIFSGNVTINAGDFTLTLNPTDRITAGTSVTVAPGANFKVVNSSGTVIGTITGGNTFNFTNQVTGSDTSFNTLPAPSPSPSPSPNPTPTPTPIPGTPTTKVYIPRSKVDLELTKNITSSGFKSLEDAQNNNGTGLDIQYIGGAGRYTDNSQVIKYDSKSNGVALIGTKSFGNFTLGGGFGYQKSKVKYKETFDGIKENLDSYQFMLSGKYNFTENVDLASVLTYSHNSHKYENRNKVAIEGTKFNSNIIDFQTRFGSKFSGNTGYVKPYIGLGVTRVEEGAIDKLNASKARGTSGNANVGVYGQVALGSAVDLFGNVEYEHRFNRKSYHRDRDVKDGSKIEGLDYDSGMKLGLGLKYKFSKFNMTTAYELNDNKNNVFKVGFGAEF, from the coding sequence ATGAAAAAAATATTATTATTAGGAGCAATAATTGCCAGTGTAAATGCTTATTCATTGTCATTTAATGGAGTTTCTACAGGTAGTGGTTCGAGTTATTCAGGAGGAACTATAAGTACAAGTGCAGGAATATTTTCAGGAAATGTTACAATTAATGCAGGAGATTTTACTCTAACATTAAATCCTACTGATAGAATTACAGCAGGAACATCTGTAACTGTAGCACCGGGAGCAAATTTTAAAGTAGTTAATTCAAGCGGTACGGTAATAGGAACAATAACAGGAGGGAATACTTTTAATTTTACAAATCAAGTAACGGGAAGTGATACGTCATTTAATACATTGCCTGCACCGTCGCCGTCACCATCACCTTCTCCAAACCCAACGCCTACACCAACCCCGATACCGGGAACACCGACTACAAAAGTTTATATACCTAGATCAAAAGTTGATTTGGAATTGACTAAAAATATAACTTCAAGCGGATTCAAAAGTTTGGAAGACGCACAGAATAACAACGGAACAGGCTTAGATATCCAATATATAGGAGGAGCAGGACGTTATACTGATAACTCTCAAGTTATAAAATATGATTCAAAAAGTAACGGAGTAGCATTAATAGGAACTAAAAGCTTCGGAAACTTCACATTAGGAGGAGGATTCGGATATCAAAAATCAAAAGTAAAATATAAAGAAACATTTGACGGTATAAAAGAAAACTTGGATTCTTACCAATTTATGTTAAGTGGAAAATATAATTTTACTGAAAATGTTGATTTGGCAAGTGTATTGACATATTCACACAACAGTCATAAATATGAAAATAGAAATAAAGTAGCTATTGAAGGAACTAAATTTAATTCAAATATTATTGATTTTCAAACAAGATTCGGATCCAAATTCAGTGGAAATACTGGTTATGTAAAACCTTATATAGGATTGGGAGTAACGAGAGTTGAAGAAGGGGCAATAGATAAATTAAATGCCTCAAAAGCGAGAGGAACAAGTGGAAATGCAAATGTAGGAGTATATGGACAAGTTGCATTGGGATCAGCAGTTGATTTATTCGGAAATGTAGAATATGAACATAGATTTAACAGAAAATCTTATCATAGAGATAGAGATGTAAAAGACGGATCAAAAATAGAAGGATTGGATTATGATAGCGGAATGAAATTAGGATTGGGATTGAAATATAAATTCTCCAAATTCAATATGACAACAGCTTATGAATTGAATGACAATAAAAACAATGTATTTAAAGTAGGATTCGGAGCGGAATTCTAA
- a CDS encoding carbon starvation protein A, with amino-acid sequence MISFILSIIALILGYVFYGKLVEKIFGINPQRPTPAIEFKDGVDYVELSTPKSFLIQFLNIAGTGPIFGAIAGALWGPAAFLWIVFGCIFGGAVHDFLIGMLSLRSKGSNIGEIVGENLGKTMQQIMRVFSIVLLLLVGVVFVKSPADILSNLTKIDVMIFTIAIIVYYILATVLPIDKIIAKIYPLFGFALLFMAIGIGGMLIYGSLKGNFVIPEITDIFKGNPHPKGTSLFPYLFISIACGAVSGFHATQTPMIARCIKNETEARKVFYGAMIAEGVVALIWAAAAMTVFGGIKELAAVGSPAVVVNKASSQLLGIIGAFLAILGVVACPITSGDTAFRGARLIIAEIFNIKQAPVKNRFLVAIPLFAAGIYLTTIDFNIIWRYFAWANQTLATVALWTATVWLVKKGKSFWIALLPSMFMTMVVTSYIVIAPEGFVRFFKNVPVHTIEMYGFIIAGIVTIICTALLFMYKNKISNISVSGVKA; translated from the coding sequence ATGATTTCTTTTATTTTGTCAATCATCGCTCTTATATTAGGTTATGTGTTCTACGGTAAACTTGTAGAAAAGATTTTCGGGATTAATCCCCAAAGACCTACTCCGGCGATTGAATTTAAAGATGGTGTCGATTATGTAGAATTAAGCACACCTAAATCTTTCCTTATACAGTTTCTCAACATTGCAGGAACAGGTCCGATATTTGGAGCGATTGCAGGAGCTTTATGGGGACCTGCGGCTTTTCTATGGATTGTTTTCGGTTGTATTTTCGGTGGAGCCGTACATGATTTTTTGATAGGAATGCTCTCATTGAGGTCAAAAGGAAGCAACATCGGTGAAATAGTCGGAGAAAACCTCGGAAAAACAATGCAGCAAATTATGCGTGTTTTTTCAATTGTATTATTGCTTCTTGTAGGAGTAGTGTTTGTAAAATCTCCTGCCGATATACTGTCCAATTTGACAAAAATTGATGTAATGATATTTACAATAGCTATTATTGTATATTACATACTTGCAACCGTTCTTCCTATAGACAAAATTATAGCTAAAATATATCCTTTATTCGGATTCGCCTTATTGTTCATGGCTATTGGTATCGGTGGTATGCTTATATACGGAAGTTTAAAAGGAAATTTTGTCATACCTGAAATTACTGACATTTTTAAAGGAAATCCACATCCTAAAGGTACATCTTTATTCCCTTATTTATTCATTTCCATTGCATGCGGTGCAGTAAGTGGATTTCATGCTACACAAACACCTATGATAGCTCGTTGTATAAAAAATGAAACAGAAGCAAGAAAAGTATTTTATGGAGCTATGATTGCTGAAGGTGTTGTCGCTCTTATATGGGCTGCCGCTGCAATGACTGTTTTCGGGGGAATTAAAGAACTGGCAGCTGTCGGTTCTCCTGCAGTAGTTGTAAATAAAGCTTCCAGTCAGCTTTTAGGTATCATCGGTGCTTTCCTTGCCATACTGGGTGTTGTTGCCTGCCCTATAACTTCAGGAGATACTGCATTCAGGGGAGCAAGGCTAATAATTGCTGAAATTTTCAATATAAAGCAGGCACCTGTTAAAAATCGTTTCTTAGTAGCTATACCCTTATTTGCAGCAGGAATATATCTGACTACTATTGATTTCAATATTATATGGAGATATTTCGCATGGGCTAACCAGACATTGGCAACTGTTGCATTATGGACAGCAACAGTCTGGCTTGTAAAAAAAGGAAAATCTTTCTGGATAGCTTTACTCCCATCCATGTTTATGACAATGGTAGTTACTTCATATATCGTTATTGCCCCTGAAGGATTTGTAAGATTTTTCAAAAATGTTCCTGTCCATACAATAGAAATGTACGGATTTATAATAGCGGGTATTGTTACGATAATTTGCACTGCTCTTCTGTTTATGTATAAAAATAAAATTTCAAATATATCAGTTTCAGGAGTTAAAGCATAA
- a CDS encoding DeoR/GlpR family DNA-binding transcription regulator: MLKKERQDLILMKLNTKGKVIVNELALDLSVSEDTIRRDLMEMDKKGVLKRVFGGALPLNRYVINYSERENFEPELKYELALKAVNLMKENQVIAIDGSTTNLQLARAIPVNLSLTVLTNSLSIANELCNHKNIDVIMIGGNLFKKIMTNVGYLAENQIKEYYPDICFMGAYAVHPIMGITSPYEEEIGVKRQFIKSSGRTVTLVIPEKFNVIMPYKVCDIKDITTIVTDKRISREILEEYEKIGIECI; encoded by the coding sequence ATGCTGAAAAAGGAACGACAAGATTTGATACTTATGAAACTGAATACAAAAGGGAAAGTAATAGTGAATGAATTGGCTCTTGATTTATCAGTTTCTGAAGATACTATAAGAAGAGATCTTATGGAAATGGACAAAAAGGGAGTACTCAAAAGAGTCTTCGGAGGAGCTCTTCCTTTAAACAGATATGTAATAAATTACTCTGAAAGGGAAAATTTTGAACCTGAGTTAAAGTACGAATTGGCATTAAAAGCAGTAAATCTTATGAAAGAAAATCAAGTAATTGCCATTGACGGAAGTACAACGAATTTACAGTTAGCAAGAGCAATTCCTGTTAATCTCAGTCTGACTGTGCTTACTAACAGTCTGTCTATTGCCAATGAACTTTGTAATCACAAAAATATAGATGTCATAATGATAGGAGGAAATTTATTTAAAAAAATTATGACAAATGTAGGATACTTGGCTGAAAATCAGATAAAGGAATATTATCCCGATATTTGTTTTATGGGAGCTTATGCAGTACATCCTATAATGGGGATTACAAGTCCTTACGAAGAAGAAATTGGAGTGAAACGTCAGTTTATAAAATCTTCGGGAAGAACGGTAACTCTTGTCATACCTGAAAAGTTTAATGTAATCATGCCTTATAAAGTATGTGATATAAAAGATATTACAACTATTGTAACTGATAAAAGAATATCAAGGGAAATTTTGGAAGAATATGAAAAAATTGGAATAGAATGTATATAA
- a CDS encoding glycyl-radical enzyme activating protein, protein MEEALVTGIERGATFDGPGIRTVVYLKGCPLRCLWCSNPETQKTENEVYWDYGAICPITGELPKVAKKMTLNEVFKEVMKDEKFYRKSGGGVTLSGGEILVNAKFAIKLFEKLKEEYIGTAIETTGFGNYEELESLAKLTDTVLFDIKHMNSEKHKQYTAVSNKVILENLERLSKWHKNIIMRFPFIKGVNDDKENIAETAKFLKKVNLLDVDILPYHTMGLEKYRKLRRPYPMPTLVKHTKEELEEAVEIMKEIGVRAKINQ, encoded by the coding sequence ATGGAAGAAGCACTTGTTACCGGAATAGAAAGAGGAGCAACATTTGATGGTCCCGGTATAAGGACAGTAGTATATCTGAAAGGGTGTCCGCTAAGATGTTTATGGTGTTCGAATCCTGAAACTCAAAAAACTGAAAATGAAGTTTACTGGGATTATGGGGCTATCTGTCCTATTACGGGAGAACTGCCTAAAGTAGCAAAAAAAATGACATTAAATGAAGTATTTAAAGAAGTTATGAAAGATGAGAAATTTTATAGGAAATCAGGAGGAGGGGTCACTTTAAGCGGAGGGGAAATTCTTGTAAATGCAAAGTTTGCAATAAAATTATTTGAAAAACTTAAAGAAGAATATATAGGAACAGCTATTGAAACTACAGGATTCGGCAATTATGAAGAACTTGAAAGTCTGGCAAAACTTACAGATACGGTTTTGTTTGATATAAAACATATGAATAGTGAAAAGCATAAACAATATACTGCTGTTTCAAATAAAGTAATATTGGAAAATCTTGAAAGGCTTTCAAAATGGCATAAAAATATAATAATGAGATTTCCTTTTATAAAAGGAGTGAATGATGATAAGGAAAATATAGCTGAAACTGCAAAGTTTCTGAAAAAAGTAAATTTATTGGATGTGGACATATTGCCATATCATACTATGGGACTTGAAAAATATAGGAAACTCAGAAGACCTTATCCTATGCCGACTTTAGTAAAACATACAAAAGAAGAGCTGGAAGAAGCTGTGGAAATCATGAAAGAAATAGGAGTAAGGGCAAAAATAAATCAATAA
- a CDS encoding transaldolase family protein, with the protein MEYFLDTANLDDIKKINDIFPLTGVTTNPSIIAKEKRDFKEIINDIYNIIGKDKIVHAQAVGYTADIIIKEVNLLRDTFGENFYTKIPVTAEGIKAMKILAKDGHKITATGILSSQQIIMAAEAGAEYMAPYINRSDNIGESGIEIVKDAFTILETVKKTDEECLKRYKRIFEPKILGASFKNVRQVHETMLAGSKSVTIAPDVFERLIYHPYTDWSMDTFNSDWEKAYGNKTLLDLL; encoded by the coding sequence ATGGAATATTTTTTAGATACTGCAAATTTAGACGACATTAAAAAAATTAATGATATTTTCCCTTTAACAGGAGTAACTACCAACCCTTCAATCATTGCAAAAGAAAAAAGAGACTTTAAAGAAATCATAAATGACATTTACAATATTATAGGAAAAGACAAAATAGTACATGCTCAGGCTGTAGGATATACCGCCGATATTATAATTAAAGAAGTAAATTTATTAAGAGACACTTTCGGAGAAAATTTTTATACTAAGATTCCCGTGACTGCTGAAGGAATAAAAGCTATGAAAATACTTGCAAAAGACGGACACAAAATAACTGCCACAGGAATTCTTTCTTCTCAACAAATCATAATGGCGGCAGAAGCAGGTGCGGAATATATGGCACCTTATATAAACAGATCCGATAACATAGGAGAAAGCGGAATAGAAATAGTTAAAGATGCTTTTACGATACTTGAAACTGTTAAAAAAACCGATGAGGAATGTCTGAAAAGATATAAAAGAATTTTTGAACCGAAAATTCTCGGAGCTTCCTTTAAAAATGTAAGACAGGTCCATGAAACAATGCTTGCCGGTTCAAAATCGGTTACTATAGCTCCTGACGTTTTTGAAAGGCTTATATATCATCCTTATACAGATTGGAGTATGGATACATTTAACTCCGACTGGGAAAAAGCATACGGAAATAAAACCCTTCTGGATTTATTATAA
- a CDS encoding glycerol dehydrogenase, whose translation MSKIINAPTKYIQGANEIANLAKYYKVKGNSSAYILADKFIFDNFKQKIAESFEKENIPYHMEVFGGECSQKEIDRNIEILKTKKCDVLLGIGGGKTLDAAKAIAYYENIPVLIVPTIASTDAPCSALSVVYTPEGEFEKYLFLRSNPDMVIMDTDIIVNAPVRLLVAGIGDALSTYFEAKACVDSNATSIAGGKATKAALAIAELCLNTLFEDGLKAKIAVENKVCSKAVENIIEANTYLSGIGFESGGLAAAHAIHNGLTILEEGHHMYHGEKVAFGTITQMVLENRPLEEINEVVELCKSIGLPTTLEQLGLGSVSKERLYKVAQASTVEGETIHNMPFKVTADDVYAAILVADKLGK comes from the coding sequence ATGAGCAAAATTATCAATGCACCTACAAAATATATACAAGGTGCAAATGAAATTGCCAATCTGGCAAAATACTACAAGGTAAAGGGAAACAGCTCTGCTTATATACTTGCAGATAAGTTTATATTTGACAATTTTAAGCAAAAAATAGCTGAAAGCTTTGAGAAAGAAAACATACCTTATCATATGGAGGTATTCGGTGGAGAATGTTCTCAAAAAGAAATTGACAGAAACATTGAGATACTTAAAACTAAGAAGTGTGATGTTCTTCTGGGAATAGGAGGAGGTAAAACTCTTGATGCAGCAAAAGCCATTGCTTATTATGAAAATATTCCTGTGCTTATAGTTCCTACTATAGCTTCTACAGACGCACCGTGCAGTGCATTATCAGTTGTATATACTCCTGAGGGAGAATTTGAAAAATATCTTTTCCTCAGATCCAATCCTGATATGGTTATAATGGATACGGACATTATTGTAAATGCTCCCGTAAGACTTCTTGTAGCAGGGATTGGAGATGCTCTTTCCACTTATTTTGAGGCAAAGGCTTGTGTAGATTCCAATGCTACATCAATTGCAGGAGGTAAAGCTACAAAAGCGGCTCTTGCTATAGCTGAATTATGCCTGAATACATTGTTTGAAGACGGTCTTAAAGCTAAAATAGCAGTGGAAAACAAAGTGTGTTCAAAAGCAGTGGAAAACATAATAGAAGCTAATACATATTTAAGCGGTATAGGATTTGAAAGTGGAGGACTTGCAGCTGCCCATGCAATACATAACGGTCTTACAATACTTGAAGAGGGACATCATATGTATCATGGAGAAAAAGTAGCTTTTGGAACTATAACTCAGATGGTCCTTGAAAATAGACCTCTTGAAGAAATAAATGAAGTGGTGGAACTGTGTAAAAGCATAGGGCTGCCTACTACATTGGAGCAACTCGGACTGGGAAGTGTATCAAAAGAAAGACTTTATAAAGTGGCACAAGCAAGTACGGTAGAAGGTGAAACAATCCATAATATGCCTTTTAAAGTTACAGCTGATGATGTTTATGCTGCAATACTGGTTGCGGATAAACTGGGAAAATGA
- a CDS encoding glucose PTS transporter subunit IIA translates to MEKIKKENHVFSTLQSIGRSFFLPVSILPVAGLLLGLGASFTNPKTIASYNLEWLLAPGTPLSYVLTIMSGVGGAIFANLPLIFAMAIAFGMSKKERGVAVLSAALSFIIMHVTIKNLLIFNGTITADGQVAERVLSGAVSMVLGIQTLEMGVFGGIVVGLGVAALHNRFYKIKLPAAVSFFAGVRFVPIVCTFAYIGIGFIAFLVWPFIQQGIFSIGRVVTGSGDIGIFIFGFMERILIPFGLHHIWYIPFWQTGLGGSMMVDGQLIQGAQNIFFAELASKNTTRFSIEAAKFMTGKYSFMMAGLPGAALAMYHCAKPSKKKVVGGLLLSAALTSFLTGITEPIEFTFLFVAPIVFVVHCIFAGISFVLMSVLNIAIGTTFSCGLIDFTLYGLLQGNAKTNWVMLLPVFVLYFVLYYMFFRFVILKWDLKTPGREDEDVETKLYTKNDYNAMREERKKGMVMEDTISQSIIEGLGGLDNFSDLTCCATRLRIKANNLDLINDSLLKQTGAMGVIKKGNGIQVVYGPTVSVIKSNLEEYIEKIKEHGMESSFADKETSKNMNINVLGLCEDCTVENKDSLEEINKVISPFKGRIIDIENIQDKIFSAKVLGDGFAVEIESDEIIAPIDGKIINIYSTEHAFILEDNYGHKILIHIGLGTVSLNGKGIKVLKKLGDSVKQGEKIAEIDRKAIMEAGYSLVSPVTFLNVNKSKYGIQVDKEGMVEQGEEAIIFVTKK, encoded by the coding sequence ATGGAAAAAATTAAAAAGGAAAACCACGTTTTTTCAACATTACAAAGTATAGGAAGGTCGTTTTTCCTGCCGGTATCTATTTTGCCTGTTGCGGGATTATTACTTGGATTAGGAGCTTCATTTACCAATCCAAAAACTATAGCATCATATAATCTGGAGTGGTTGCTTGCTCCGGGGACACCGTTAAGTTACGTTTTAACTATAATGAGCGGAGTAGGAGGTGCAATATTTGCAAATTTACCTTTAATATTTGCTATGGCAATTGCATTCGGAATGTCAAAAAAAGAAAGAGGAGTAGCGGTACTTTCAGCTGCCCTGTCATTTATAATAATGCATGTTACAATAAAAAATTTACTTATTTTTAATGGAACTATTACAGCAGACGGTCAGGTAGCTGAAAGAGTTCTGAGCGGAGCTGTAAGTATGGTTTTAGGAATACAGACATTGGAAATGGGAGTGTTTGGAGGGATTGTTGTAGGATTGGGAGTAGCTGCACTTCATAACAGGTTTTACAAAATAAAATTACCTGCGGCGGTTTCATTTTTTGCAGGAGTGAGATTTGTGCCTATTGTGTGTACTTTTGCATATATCGGGATCGGATTTATAGCTTTTCTTGTATGGCCGTTTATCCAACAGGGGATATTTTCCATAGGAAGAGTTGTTACCGGATCAGGAGATATAGGAATATTTATTTTCGGATTTATGGAAAGAATACTCATACCTTTCGGGCTTCATCATATATGGTATATTCCATTCTGGCAGACAGGTCTTGGAGGAAGTATGATGGTAGACGGTCAGTTGATTCAGGGAGCACAGAATATCTTTTTTGCGGAGTTGGCATCTAAAAATACTACACGTTTCAGTATAGAAGCTGCAAAATTTATGACAGGTAAATATTCATTTATGATGGCGGGATTACCGGGAGCGGCTTTGGCAATGTATCATTGTGCAAAACCGTCCAAGAAAAAAGTAGTGGGAGGATTACTTCTGTCAGCTGCATTGACAAGTTTTCTTACGGGAATAACAGAACCTATTGAATTTACATTTTTATTTGTTGCTCCTATAGTATTTGTAGTACATTGTATTTTTGCAGGAATTTCCTTTGTGTTAATGAGTGTGCTGAATATAGCCATTGGTACGACTTTTTCCTGTGGCCTTATAGATTTTACATTGTATGGATTGTTACAGGGAAATGCAAAAACGAATTGGGTTATGTTGCTACCTGTGTTTGTACTTTATTTTGTATTGTATTATATGTTTTTTAGATTTGTCATACTGAAATGGGATTTAAAAACACCGGGAAGAGAAGATGAAGATGTGGAAACGAAACTTTATACAAAAAATGACTATAATGCAATGAGAGAAGAAAGAAAAAAAGGCATGGTTATGGAAGATACAATTTCTCAGTCTATTATAGAGGGTCTGGGAGGATTGGATAACTTCAGTGATTTGACATGCTGTGCAACAAGGCTTAGAATAAAAGCGAATAATCTTGATTTGATAAACGACTCATTATTGAAACAGACCGGAGCAATGGGGGTTATAAAAAAAGGAAATGGAATACAGGTAGTATACGGTCCTACAGTTTCAGTAATAAAAAGTAATCTGGAAGAATATATAGAAAAAATAAAAGAACATGGAATGGAGTCATCTTTTGCAGATAAAGAGACATCTAAAAATATGAATATAAATGTTTTAGGATTATGTGAAGACTGTACAGTGGAAAATAAAGATTCTCTTGAAGAAATTAATAAAGTGATTTCTCCGTTTAAAGGAAGAATAATAGATATTGAAAATATTCAAGATAAAATATTCAGTGCTAAAGTTTTAGGTGACGGTTTTGCAGTGGAAATTGAAAGTGACGAAATAATTGCTCCGATAGACGGAAAAATAATAAATATTTATTCAACCGAGCATGCCTTTATTTTAGAAGATAATTACGGACATAAAATATTAATTCATATCGGACTGGGAACAGTAAGTCTAAATGGTAAAGGTATAAAAGTGCTTAAAAAATTAGGAGATTCTGTAAAACAGGGAGAAAAAATAGCTGAAATAGATAGAAAAGCTATTATGGAAGCCGGATACTCCTTAGTTTCTCCTGTAACGTTTTTAAATGTGAATAAATCCAAATACGGTATACAGGTCGATAAGGAAGGAATGGTCGAACAGGGAGAAGAAGCAATAATTTTTGTAACAAAAAAATAA
- the gap gene encoding type I glyceraldehyde-3-phosphate dehydrogenase, translating into MAVKVAINGFGRIGRLALRLMADNPEFDVVAINDLTDTAMLAHLFKYDTTQGRFNGEIQVKEGAFVVNGKEIKTFANADPAQLPWGELGVDVVLECTGFFTSKEKAELHIKAGAKKVVISAPGSGEMKTVVFNVNHTILDGTETVLSAASCTTNCLAPMAKVLNDKFGIVGGSMTTIHAYTGDQNTLDAPHRKNDFRRARAAAANIVPNTTGAAKAIGLVIPELAGKLDGAAQRVPVPTGSLTELVTVLGKKVTKDEINAAMKEASNESFGYTEEELVSSDIVGIHFGSLFDATQTKVIESGDQQLVKTVSWYDNEMSYTAQLVRTLKYFVEIAK; encoded by the coding sequence ATGGCAGTTAAAGTAGCAATTAACGGATTTGGGAGAATAGGTAGATTAGCATTGAGATTAATGGCTGATAATCCTGAATTTGATGTAGTCGCAATTAATGATTTGACAGATACTGCAATGCTTGCACATTTATTCAAATATGATACGACTCAAGGAAGATTTAATGGGGAAATTCAAGTAAAAGAAGGGGCTTTCGTTGTAAACGGAAAAGAAATCAAAACTTTTGCAAATGCAGATCCGGCTCAATTACCATGGGGAGAATTAGGAGTAGATGTAGTATTAGAATGTACAGGATTCTTCACTTCTAAAGAAAAAGCGGAATTACATATTAAAGCAGGAGCTAAAAAAGTAGTTATATCGGCACCTGGTTCAGGAGAAATGAAAACAGTTGTATTTAATGTAAACCACACTATTTTAGACGGAACGGAAACGGTACTGTCAGCAGCTTCATGTACGACTAACTGTCTTGCACCGATGGCTAAAGTATTAAATGATAAATTTGGAATAGTTGGAGGGTCAATGACTACTATCCACGCTTATACAGGAGATCAGAATACACTTGATGCTCCACACAGAAAAAATGATTTCAGAAGAGCAAGAGCGGCGGCAGCAAATATAGTTCCTAATACTACAGGAGCAGCAAAAGCTATAGGACTTGTAATACCGGAATTAGCAGGAAAACTTGACGGAGCAGCTCAAAGAGTACCTGTACCTACTGGATCATTAACAGAATTAGTAACTGTTTTAGGTAAAAAAGTTACTAAAGATGAAATTAATGCAGCTATGAAAGAAGCTTCAAATGAATCATTCGGATATACTGAAGAAGAACTTGTATCTTCAGATATAGTTGGAATTCATTTCGGTTCATTGTTTGATGCAACTCAGACAAAAGTTATTGAAAGTGGAGATCAGCAATTAGTTAAAACAGTTTCATGGTATGACAATGAAATGTCTTACACTGCTCAATTAGTAAGAACATTAAAATACTTTGTTGAAATAGCGAAATAG